The region tttccaaaaaagaattaagaaataCTCATGGTAACCATTCGAGCGGATGAAATTAGTAATATTATTCGGGAACGTATTGAGCAATATAATAGAGAAGTAAAGGTTGTAAATACCGGTACCGTACTTCAAGTAGGCGACGGCATTGCCCGTATTTATGGTCTTGATGAAGTAATGTCGGGTGAATTAGTAGAATTTGAAGAGGGTACAATAGGCATTGCTCTGAATTTGGAATCAAATAATGTCGGTGTTGTATTAATGGGTGGCGGTTTGATGATCCAAGAAGGGAGTTCTGTAAAAGCAACAGGAAGAATTGCTCAGATACCCGTAAGCGAGGCTTATTTAGGTCGTGTTATAAATGCCCTAGCGAAACCTATTGATGGTCGAGGTGAAATTTCAGCTTCTGAATCTAGGTTAATTGAATCACCGGCTCCTGGTATTATTTCGAGACGTTCCGTATATGAGCCCCTTCAAACAGGACTTATTGCTATCGATTCGATGATCCCTATAGGACGTGGTCAGCGAGAATTAATTATTGGGGATAGGCAGACCGGTAAAACAGCAGTAGCCACAGATACGATTCTCAATCAACAAGGGCAAAATGTAATATGTGTCTATGTCGCTATTGGTCAAAAGGCATCTTCCGTGGCTCAGGTAGTGACTACTTTACAAGAAAAGGGAGCAATGGAATACACGATTGTGGTAGCCGAAACGGCGGATTCTCCGGCTACATTACAATACCTCGCTCCTTATACAGGAGCAGCTCTGGCTGAATATTTTATGTACCGTAAACGACACACTTTAATCATTTATGATGATCCTTCCAAACAAGCACAGGCTTATCGCCAAATGTCTCTTCTATTACGAAGACCGCCGGGTCGCGAAGCTTATCCAGGAGATGTTTTTTATTTGCATTCACACGACTTTTTGGAAAGAGGCCAGCTTAGAATCAGGTGTTGTCGCGGTTCTAGTGAAGGAACCAGTAATGACTGCTTTTACCAATTAGTATCTTGGAGACCCAACTCGGGAGATGTTTTTCAAGCTTATATTCCTACACTAATGTAATCCTTCTCTAATTACAGATGGGCCGAAAATTTTTACTTATCCCCGCCGATTTATTGTCATGCTGGAATCATACTGCACCATTAACTGGTGCGGGTTTCTCCGTCTCCCCGAAGTAGTATAGAGGCATCCCTGCCGCTCTTCAAAATTTAATAGCCGAGTGGAAACAAAGTACGCACCGGCAAAAACCTACATAAATTGGATATTG is a window of Quercus lobata isolate SW786 unplaced genomic scaffold, ValleyOak3.0 Primary Assembly Scq3eQI_803, whole genome shotgun sequence DNA encoding:
- the LOC115973766 gene encoding uncharacterized protein LOC115973766, which gives rise to MVTIRADEISNIIRERIEQYNREVKVVNTGTVLQVGDGIARIYGLDEVMSGELVEFEEGTIGIALNLESNNVGVVLMGGGLMIQEGSSVKATGRIAQIPVSEAYLGRVINALAKPIDGRGEISASESRLIESPAPGIISRRSVYEPLQTGLIAIDSMIPIGRGQRELIIGDRQTGKTAVATDTILNQQGQNVICVYVAIGQKASSVAQVVTTLQEKGAMEYTIVVAETADSPATLQYLAPYTGAALAEYFMYRKRHTLIIYDDPSKQAQAYRQMSLLLRRPPGREAYPGDVFYLHSHDFLERGQLRIRCCRGSSEGTNGPKIFTYPRRFIVMLESYCTINWCGFLRLPEVIPIRNSMRQFQEIISSTKIFNEEAEALLKDAIQEQMERFLLQEQ